A stretch of DNA from Hoeflea ulvae:
GTGTCGAGGGGCTCGATGTCGAGCTGTTGCGGGAGATCATCGGTCACTTCGCAAGCTTTGCCGAAGAAGTCATCGCGCCGCTGGACGAACCCGGCGACAGGCAGGGCTGCCGGCTGGAAAACGGACGGGTGCGCATGCCTTACGGGTTCCGTGAGGCCTATGCGGACTATGCCGCGCAAGGCTGGCCGGGACTGACCCTTGCCGAAACCCATGGCGGCCAGGCGCTTCCCGGCGTGGTTCTGGCCGCAATCTCCGAGATCTTTTCCGGCGCCTGCCATTCCCTGCAGATGGTGACCGGGCTGGTTCCGGGGGCTGCCCGCACGATCGAACGCTTTGGCACTGAGGCGCAGAAGGCGCGTTATCTGCCGGCGCTCGCCTCGGGCGCATGCCTCTCGACCATGTGCCTGACCGAGCCCGGTGCCGGGTCCGATCTGTCGATGGTGCGGACCAGGGCGATTAAGGGTGGCAAAGGCTGGAAACTCAGTGGCGAAAAGATCTTCATCTCGGGTGGCGATCAGGATCTCTCCGACGATATTCTGCATCTGGTTCTGGCCCGCACCGGAGCGCCGGAAGATGGCGTCAAGGGCCTGAGCCTGTTCCTGTGTCCGTCGCAATCAGATGGGGTGCGCAATGCGGTCAGCGTCATCCGGATCGAGGACAAGATGGGGCTGCACGCCTCGCCAACCTGCCAGCTGCTGTACGACAGTGCCGAGGCGGAGCTGCTGGGCGGTGAAGGCGAGGGGCTGCACGCCATGTTCACCATGATGAACCATGCCCGTCTCGATGTTGCCCTGCAGGGTGTTGCCCATGCGTCACGCGCCCATGACATTGCCAGTGCCTATGCGGCAGAACGGCGGCAGGGCCGCAAACCCGATGGCGCACCAGCGGTGCTGAGCGATCATGCCGACATTCGCCGCATGCTCGACACCCAGAGATCGCTTGCGCTCGGCGCCCGCGCAATGTGCCATATCGCGCTGGTCGAGCTGGAACTGGGAGGCCGTCCGCAACTGATCGAGTTCCTGACCCCGCTGTGCAAGGTCTTTGCCACCGAGGCAGGCATGCGATCGGCCGATCTCGGCATCCAGGTTCTGGGCGGCTACGGCTATCTGCACGAGTACCGGGTGGAACAGACTTTCCGCGATGCGCGCATCACCGCCATCTATGAAGGGGCGAACGGCATTCACGAACTCGGGCTGGCGACCCGGGGTCTCAGCGTGCACAAGGGCGCCGGCGCCGATGCCTTTGGAAACCTGATCACCGAACTGGCCGAAGACGCCCCTGATGTCATGGGGCAGCTTGAGGCCTGGCGTGCTCTGCGCGCTCAGGTGGTTGCCAGCGACCAGCCTGCGGAGCTTGCCCACGAGTTTGCCCAGGCAAGTGCGCAGCTGTTTTTTCGCGCGGTCTGGAACCGCATGGCCACCGGCCGGTCAGACTTTGCCGATGCGGCCGAAATGGCCAGGCTTTCCGGTTTCGTGGCCCGCAAGCTCAAGGGGTCGTGGTTTTAGGCCCCGGCCCGTTTCCCGGACCCCAAGCGGGCAGGTTCAGGAACCGGGCCGGCCGGCCGGGGTCAGGCTGGCAAACGGCATGCCCGTGGCCTCTTCGAATTCGGCCTCGTCCCAGAACCCGATCAGGATGCCGCTTTCCGCTGTTTTGCCCTGCCGCAGCAGGACCTCGGCAGTCGCCGTGATGCGTGTGTGATATTGCAACGCCCAGGTCAGCAGCGCCTGCTCCATCTCCGCACGGATCCGTGTGTGGATGGCTGTGTCGGATCCACCCAGATCGATGAGCTCATCCGGGTCGCTTTCGAGGTCGAACAGCACCGGCCGGAACCCTTCGCAACGGACATATTTCCAGCGCCCGTCAAAGATCATCACCGTGCGCGCATTTTCCTGCGCAACCTCCAGCGCGCTGGCCATCTCGAAACTGGAATAGTCATGTTCGCTGATGGCGTAGCGGCGGGAAAACCCTTCGGTCGCATGCAGCAGCGGGGTCAGATCCCGGCCCTCTACGATATGCGGCTTGGACGCGCATCCCATGGCTTGCATGAAGGTGGGCGCAAGGTCGATCATCTCGACCAGCGCATCGGAGACCGTGCCGCGGGTCGTGTCTGCTTCAGGTCGCGGATCCGCAATGATCAGCGGCACTTTTGCCGCCACATCGTGATAGAAATCCTTGTCGCCCATCCAGTGGTCGCCCATGTAGTCGCCATGGTCCGAGGTGAACGCAATGATCGTGTTCTCGCTCAGTCCTTTCTCGTCCATCCAGGCAAGCAGCCGCCCGATATTGTCATCCAGTTGCTTGATCAGTCCCATATAGGCCGGGATCACATGCTCGCGCACATGGTCGCGCGAAAAGCTGCGGCAGACGCGGGCCTGCTGATAGGCGCGCAACAAGGGGTGGTCGGTGTCCCGCTCGCCCTGTGAGCGGATCGGATCGACAATATGCTCGGCGCCATACATGTCGTGATAGGGTGCAGGCACGATATAGGGCCAGTGCGGCTTGATATAACTCAGGTGACACAGCCACGGCTTGTCGCCCTCCATCGCCTCACTCATGAAATCCATCGCCCGGTTGGTCATATAGGCGGTTTCGGAATGTTCTTCGGGCACATTGGCGGGCAGGCGCGAATTCTTCAGCAGCCAGGCCGACATCAGCTCGCCATCGGGATCGATGCCGGAATTGGCGAAATCCTCCCACGGATTATCGGATTTGTAGCCGAGACTGACGAGATAGTCGTCATAGGCCGACCAGTGTTGGCGCGGGCTGTCGGGGTGCAGCCCGTCATCGCGCTCGAACGGTTCAAAGCCGCATTCCGAAACGCGCACGCCGATCTCGCTGGCCGGATCTATGCCGAGCCAGGCCATGCCCTCGCGGTCGGCGATCATATGGGTCTTGCCCACGAGTACTGCCCGGGCACCGGCTTCGCGCAGATGGTCACCAAGTGTCGGCTCCCCGACACGCAGTGGTATGCCGTTCCAGGTCGAGCCGTGGCTGCGCACATAGCGGCCGGTATAGGCCGACATCCGCGAGGGACCGCAGACCGGCGATTGCACATAGGTCTTGGTAAACCGCACGCCGCGCGCTGCCAGGGCATCGATATGCGGGGTGTGCAGATGCGGGTGGCCGTAGCAGCTCAGATAATCGAACCGCAACTGGTCGGCCATGATCCACAAGACATTTGGCGTATCGGTCATTCGGCGGGGTCTCTTTCCAGAATTGTGTCGACGGGGCGGCGCAGCAAATTTTCCAGCCGGTCGAGAAAATCGACAAAGGTGGCAATCTCCGCGTCTGAAAATTCTTCTTTCAAGGCGTCACGCCGCTGTTTCATCACCGGGGCAGCGGTTTCATAGGCAATTCGTCCCGCCTCGGCCAGTGCGACGACAACCTGGCGGCCGTCAATGCTGTCGCGGGTCATGGTGACAAACTGTTTCTTGTGCATCGCCGGCAGGGCCCGGCTCAGTTGCGAATGGTCGGTGCGCTGGATTTCGGCCAGGTCACGGATCGTCATGGGACCCGCTTCATACAGGTCCCACAGCACCCGCCATTCCACCACGGACAGTCCGCCGGCGCGCTGCAACACGCGCTGTCCCTGCAGCCGGGATG
This window harbors:
- a CDS encoding acyl-CoA dehydrogenase family protein, with translation MLPFKAPVDDILFSLLRVARASRVEGLDVELLREIIGHFASFAEEVIAPLDEPGDRQGCRLENGRVRMPYGFREAYADYAAQGWPGLTLAETHGGQALPGVVLAAISEIFSGACHSLQMVTGLVPGAARTIERFGTEAQKARYLPALASGACLSTMCLTEPGAGSDLSMVRTRAIKGGKGWKLSGEKIFISGGDQDLSDDILHLVLARTGAPEDGVKGLSLFLCPSQSDGVRNAVSVIRIEDKMGLHASPTCQLLYDSAEAELLGGEGEGLHAMFTMMNHARLDVALQGVAHASRAHDIASAYAAERRQGRKPDGAPAVLSDHADIRRMLDTQRSLALGARAMCHIALVELELGGRPQLIEFLTPLCKVFATEAGMRSADLGIQVLGGYGYLHEYRVEQTFRDARITAIYEGANGIHELGLATRGLSVHKGAGADAFGNLITELAEDAPDVMGQLEAWRALRAQVVASDQPAELAHEFAQASAQLFFRAVWNRMATGRSDFADAAEMARLSGFVARKLKGSWF
- a CDS encoding sulfatase-like hydrolase/transferase — translated: MTDTPNVLWIMADQLRFDYLSCYGHPHLHTPHIDALAARGVRFTKTYVQSPVCGPSRMSAYTGRYVRSHGSTWNGIPLRVGEPTLGDHLREAGARAVLVGKTHMIADREGMAWLGIDPASEIGVRVSECGFEPFERDDGLHPDSPRQHWSAYDDYLVSLGYKSDNPWEDFANSGIDPDGELMSAWLLKNSRLPANVPEEHSETAYMTNRAMDFMSEAMEGDKPWLCHLSYIKPHWPYIVPAPYHDMYGAEHIVDPIRSQGERDTDHPLLRAYQQARVCRSFSRDHVREHVIPAYMGLIKQLDDNIGRLLAWMDEKGLSENTIIAFTSDHGDYMGDHWMGDKDFYHDVAAKVPLIIADPRPEADTTRGTVSDALVEMIDLAPTFMQAMGCASKPHIVEGRDLTPLLHATEGFSRRYAISEHDYSSFEMASALEVAQENARTVMIFDGRWKYVRCEGFRPVLFDLESDPDELIDLGGSDTAIHTRIRAEMEQALLTWALQYHTRITATAEVLLRQGKTAESGILIGFWDEAEFEEATGMPFASLTPAGRPGS
- a CDS encoding MarR family winged helix-turn-helix transcriptional regulator, encoding MKQPSERQAERIRQRRAREQQNLFSRLPATYAASRLQGQRVLQRAGGLSVVEWRVLWDLYEAGPMTIRDLAEIQRTDHSQLSRALPAMHKKQFVTMTRDSIDGRQVVVALAEAGRIAYETAAPVMKQRRDALKEEFSDAEIATFVDFLDRLENLLRRPVDTILERDPAE